A single genomic interval of Zingiber officinale cultivar Zhangliang chromosome 4A, Zo_v1.1, whole genome shotgun sequence harbors:
- the LOC121970836 gene encoding uncharacterized protein At2g33490-like isoform X1, which produces MKSSLRRLRGLGFHKKRREEGLVAHQDELLRAAEDIHGIRSFYDSLLSAAAVATNSAYEFSEALGEYGTCLLEKTALNDDETSGKALSMLGKAQLELQKIANIYRAHVVQTITAPSESLLKELHIVEEMKRQCDDKRDIYKLMLTSQRESGRSKNAKGESFSLQQLQAAQNDYEEEATLFLFRLKSLKQGQSRSLLTQAARHYASQLNFFRRGVKSLEVLESCVKAIAEKQHIDYQFSGLVDDQLEEYADHECNPNDNDGELSFDYEHHNQHRDVSSFSRNSIEENLERAQANYLGSNNPRVSSISAPLFSTKASKPSERITQIYPSAKTAYTYALPTPLDVRSSTSTSSGNSLYGTLSESKGGRTTQHWHSSPLPPNMIGKDSQDVELPSPTSFSREPSVLKESNSISNPTRMPSTISKGVLSKLIPMNEFDSKLSETQTFSVPLTSKPLSSKQALFASKSMSSMEVLPEVFAKPKNISTPKLSVPRKGFPNASSPLTSPRINELHELPRPPTDYAKHRSSTSIGHSAPLVSRGQEVCATSKPTSFLSYTAAPLPKPPGVMARSFSIPSTVQKSNSKVAKPLDLPHSQKTITHTSSTHTPLVNDELA; this is translated from the exons ATGAAGTCTTCGCTGAGACGATTAAGGGGTCTCGGTTTCCACAAGAAGAGGAGGGAGGAAGGTTTAGTAGCGCATCAGGACGAGCTCCTCAGAGCCGCCGAG GATATTCATGGCATTAGGAGCTTCTATGACAGCTTACTGTCTGCAGCAGCAGTTGCAACAAATAGTGCATACG AATTCTCAGAAGCCCTTGGGGAGTATGGCACTTGTCTGCTTGAGAAAACTGCGCTTAATGATGATGAAACAAGTG GTAAAGCTTTGTCAATGCTTGGGAAAGCACAGCTTGAACTTCAAAAAATTGCTAATATCTAT AGGGCCCATGTTGTCCAGACTATCACAGCTCCATCAGAATCTCTTCTCAAGGAACTGCACATTGTAGAG GAAATGAAACGTCAATGTGATGATAAAAG AGACATTTATAAGTTAATGTTAACCTCACAAAGAGAAAGTGGAAGGTCAAAAAATGCAAAAGGTGAAAGTTTCTCCCTACAGCAGTTGCAGGCAGCTCAAAATGATTATGAAGAGGAGGCAACTCTTTTTCTCTTTCGCTTGAAATCATTAAAGCAAGGACAATCTCGGAGTCTCTTGACTCAAGCTGCAAGGCACTATGCATCACAG TTGAACTTCTTCCGGAGAGGAGTTAAATCTCTTGAAGTTCTTGAGTCGTGTGTCAAAGCTATAGCTGAGAAACAACACATTGACTATCAGTTTAGTGGACTGGTGGATGATCAATTGGAAGAATATGCTGATCATGAATGCAATCCTAATGACAATGATGGAGAGTTGAGTTTTGATTATGAACATCACAATCAACATCGTGACGTCAGTTCTTTTTCTAGAAACTCAATTGAG GAAAATTTAGAGAGAGCTCAAGCCAATTATCTTGGAAGCAACAATCCAAGAGTTTCCAGTATATCGGCACCTCTTTTCTCCACTAAAGCAAGTAAACCATCTGAAAGGATAACTCAGATCTATCCTTCAGCAAAGACAGCCTACACATATGCTCTACCTACTCCTCTGGATGTTAGGAGCTCAACCTCAACTAGTTCAGGCAATTCACTCTATGGGACTTTGTCAGAATCTAAAGGTGGTCGGACAACGCAACACTGGCATTCATCCCCTTTGCCGCCAAATATGATCGGCAAAGACAGCCAAGATGTTGAGCTTCCAAGCCCTACCAGTTTTTCTAGAGAGCCTTCAGTGCTCAAAGAGAGCAACAGTATTAGTAACCCAACCAGAATGCCATCTACTATCAGCAAAGGAGTGTTATCTAAGTTGATTCCAATGAATGAATTTGATTCAAAACTAAGTGAGACACAAACTTTTTCAGTTCCATTGACTAGCAAACCATTATCAAGCAAACAAGCTCTCTTTGCATCCAAGTCCATGTCATCAATGGAAGTGCTTCCTGAAGTATTTGCAAAACCCAAAAATATTTCAACACCTAAACTATCTGTACCACGGAAAGGTTTTCCAAATGCCTCTTCTCCACTAACATCACCGAGAATAAATGAGCTTCATGAACTTCCAAGGCCTCCGACTGATTATGCAAAACATAGATCATCCACTTCGATTGGTCATTCAGCTCCTCTGGTATCTAGAGGTCAAGAGGTTTGTGCAACAAGCAAACCAACATCCTTTTTGTCATACACAGCAGCACCACTGCCCAAACCCCCTGGTGTTATGGCTCGCAGCTTTTCTATTCCATCTACTGTTCAAAAATCTAATTCAAAGGTTGCTAAGCCATTGGATCTTCCACATAGTCAAAAGACAATTACACACACTTCATCTACTCATACACCTTTGGTAAATGATGAATTAGCCTGA
- the LOC121970838 gene encoding glyceraldehyde-3-phosphate dehydrogenase 2, cytosolic-like yields MAGKIKIGINGFGRIGRLVARVALQSDDVELVAVNDPFITTDYMTYMFKYDTVHGLWKHHEIKVKDSKTLLFGEKEVTVFGVRNPEEIPWGETGAEYVVESTGVFTDKDKAAAHLKGGAKKVIISAPSKDAPMFVVGVNEKEYKSDINIVSNASCTTNCLAPLAKVVHDRFGIVEGLMTTVHSITATQKTVDGPSSKDWRGGRAASFNIIPSSTGAAKAVGKVLPALNGKLTGMAFRVPTVDVSVVDLTVRLEKAATYDEIKAAIKEESEGTLKGILGYVEEDLVSSDFLGDNRSSIFDAKAGIALNGNFVKLVSWYDNEWGYSSRVIDLIRHIHKTE; encoded by the exons ATGG CTGGGAAGATCAAGATCGGCATCAATG GATTTGGAAGGATCGGGAGGTTGGTCGCGAGAGTTGCACTCCAGAGCGATGATGTGGAACTCGTTGCCGTTAATGATCCATTCATCACCACCGATTACATG ACGTACATGTTTAAGTATGATACCGTGCATGGATTATGGAAGCATCACGAGATCAAAGTGAAGGACTCAAAGACACTTCTTTTTGGCGAGAAAGAAGTTACCGTTTTTGGTGTGAG GAATCCTGAGGAAATTCCTTGGGGTGAGACTGGTGCTGAGTATGTTGTGGAATCCACTGGTGTTTTTACTGACAAGGACAAGGCTGCTGCTCACCTAAAG GGTGGTGCCAAGAAAGTCATTATCTCTGCTCCCAGCAAGGATGCCCCGATGTTTGTTGTTGGAGTAAATGAAAAGGAGTACAAGTCTGACATTAACATTGTATCAAATGCCAGTTGCACCACCAACTGTCTTGCTCCTCTCGCTAAG GTTGTCCATGACCGATTTGGAATAGTTGAGGGTTTGATGACAACTGTTCATTCTATCACTG CTACTCAAAAAACTGTCGATGGTCCATCTAGCAAGGACTGGAGAGGTGGACGTGCTGCAAGTTTTAACATTATTCCTAGCAGCACAGGTGCTGCCAAG GCTGTTGGAAAAGTTCTTCCTGCATTGAATGGAAAGCTAACTGGCATGGCATTCCGAGTTCCCACTGTTGATGTGTCCGTTGTGGATCTTACTGTCAGGCTTGAGAAAGCAGCCACCTATGATGAGATTAAGGCTGCAATTAA GGAGGAATCTGAGGGAACCCTCAAGGGAATCCTAGGATACGTGGAAGAGGATTTGGTTTCCTCCGACTTCTTGGGAGACAACAG GTCAAGCATTTTCGACGCCAAGGCTGGAATTGCCTTGAATGGGAACTTCGTCAAGCTTGTGTCTTGGTACGATAACGAGTGGGGCTACAG CTCGCGTGTTATTGACCTGATCCGCCACATTCACAAGACTGAGTGA
- the LOC121970836 gene encoding pentatricopeptide repeat-containing protein At5g66500, mitochondrial-like isoform X2: MKKGSGSAVSRLLSPSSLSHGAQQLESLRLFLSRAQRRRAALSADAFPPFLAACRSFPSLASQTHALALKYAADLHPATATALLDLYGRRGLLRDALRVFDEMPLRDPIAWNALLSCFLRQGLAADALSTFRRMTEDGVAFTGATLSAALKACASLRAVRLGKQIHARAIREGDDSLITSTSLIDFYSACGLIQNAFDVFAGVDCDKDAAIHNSLISACVKNRRFEEAFSILGSATPNAVALTCAFSVCSRSSNPHYGKQAHCAAIRHGFDSDTTLCNAIVDMYAKCGELSSARLAFERIHRKNVVSWTSIIEAYGSHGHGVEAWNLFKKMEEEESSNGLSPNAVTFLSVLSACGHSGLVDEGRESFFAMRNKYGIDPGPEHCSSFIDLLGRAGRIEEAWHLYGELSRRSSKKLTSAVCVAMLNACRANMDLARGEQVAEHLLELGDSNPASYILLSNFYAAAGKWERAESLRRAMRNRQLKKEVGNSQFV, translated from the coding sequence ATGAAGAAGGGTTCTGGTTCTGCGGTCTCCCGCCTCCTCTCGCCTTCTTCCCTTTCGCACGGTGCTCAACAACTCGAATCCCTCCGCCTCTTTCTCAGCCGCGCTCAGCGCCGACGCGCCGCTCTCTCCGCCGATGCGTTCCCACCCTTCCTCGCCGCTTGCCGCTCCTTCCCCTCCCTTGCCAGCCAAACCCACGCCCTCGCGCTCAAGTACGCCGCCGACCTCCACCCCGCCACCGCCACCGCCCTCCTGGATCTCTACGGCAGACGCGGCCTCCTCCGCGACGCCCTCCGCGTGTTCGACGAAATGCCCCTCCGGGACCCGATCGCCTGGAACGCCCTCCTCTCCTGCTTCCTCCGCCAAGGCCTCGCCGCCGACGCCCTCTCGACCTTCCGCAGAATGACGGAGGACGGAGTCGCGTTCACCGGCGCCACGCTGTCCGCCGCCCTGAAAGCTTGCGCATCGCTGCGCGCGGTTCGGCTGGGCAAGCAGATCCACGCTCGGGCTATCCGCGAAGGCGATGACTCCCTCATCACGTCCACCTCTCTCATCGACTTCTACTCTGCCTGCGGCTTGATTCAGAACGCGTTCGATGTGTTCGCCGGAGTCGATTGCGACAAGGACGCTGCCATCCACAATTCTTTGATCAGTGCGTGCGTCAAGAACAGGCGGTTCGAGGAAGCATTCTCGATTTTAGGATCGGCGACGCCCAATGCAGTCGCGCTCACTTGTGCTTTCTCTGTATGCTCTCGGTCTTCAAATCCGCACTACGGAAAGCAGGCGCATTGTGCAGCAATCCGTCACGGATTCGATTCCGATACCACCTTGTGCAATGCGATCGTGGATATGTACGCCAAGTGTGGGGAACTATCTTCTGCCCGTCTCGCCTTCGAACGGATTCATCGCAAGAACGTCGTTTCCTGGACGAGCATCATCGAAGCCTATGGCAGTCATGGGCACGGTGTCGAAGCTTGGAACTTGTTTAAGAAGATGGAAGAGGAAGAATCGAGCAATGGACTTTCGCCGAATGCCGTCACGTTCCTTTCGGTTTTGTCTGCCTGTGGACACTCAGGCTTGGTGGACGAAGGGCGGGAGAGCTTCTTCGCGATGAGAAACAAGTATGGGATCGATCCAGGACCCGAGCATTGTTCTAGTTTCATCGACCTGTTAGGTCGGGCAGGTCGAATCGAGGAGGCATGGCATCTTTATGGCGAACTAAGTAGGAGGAGTTCGAAGAAGCTCACGAGTGCTGTCTGTGTAGCCATGCTGAATGCTTGCAGAGCTAACATGGATTTAGCGAGAGGCGAGCAGGTGGCCGAGCATCTTCTAGAGTTAGGTGACAGTAATCCTGCAAGTTACATACTTCTCTCGAACTTTTATGCTGCTGCCGGGAAGTGGGAGAGAGCGGAGAGCTTAAGAAGGGCGATGAGGAATAGACAGTTGAAAAAGGAGGTAGGCAATAGCCAGTTTGTTTGA